A single region of the Pseudomonas sp. PDM14 genome encodes:
- a CDS encoding PA2779 family protein → MFKRPLAALLVALQLVLFAHVPLANAAMIGTPQVLQEHQQQVDRQQLLSMLDDQQAQQKLEELGVDRAQVEARINSLTPAELAQFNQQLANEPAGASVAGVIVLFLVIFIITDMLCATDIFSFVKCLR, encoded by the coding sequence ATGTTCAAACGTCCTCTGGCGGCCCTGTTGGTCGCACTGCAACTGGTTCTGTTCGCTCATGTTCCCCTGGCCAACGCGGCCATGATCGGCACCCCGCAGGTGCTGCAGGAGCATCAGCAGCAGGTCGATCGGCAACAGTTGCTGAGCATGCTGGATGACCAGCAGGCGCAGCAGAAACTCGAGGAGCTGGGTGTCGACCGCGCCCAGGTCGAAGCGCGCATCAACAGCCTGACGCCGGCCGAGCTGGCGCAGTTCAACCAGCAACTGGCCAACGAGCCGGCGGGTGCCAGCGTGGCGGGTGTCATCGTGCTGTTTCTGGTGATCTTCATCATCACCGACATGCTCTGCGCCACGGACATCTTCAGCTTCGTTAAATGCCTGCGCTGA
- a CDS encoding PA2778 family cysteine peptidase: MPALTGWPARSFLVALALVLGGCAGKVQLPAQSERLPQRVELSEVPFYPQEEFQCGPAALATMLVQRGVQTSPEQLKPQVYLPGRQGSLKLELVAAARQHGQLVYPLEPQLDALLAQVAAGNPVLVMQNLGLDWYPQWHFAVLVGFDRAKSELILRSATVERWTTDFSSFDRTWARAQRWAVVTVPPDKLPAEARLQPWLQAASDLEETGRRADAERAYRTAAERWPGEPMPALALGNARYAEGDKAGAEAALRDSLQRKADFSVGWFNLGQLLNERGCPQQASAARACARQLAPDDTRFSAPLEAAGKASSGCSALPKCPLN; the protein is encoded by the coding sequence ATGCCTGCGCTGACAGGCTGGCCGGCGCGGTCGTTTCTGGTCGCGCTGGCGTTGGTGCTGGGAGGCTGCGCCGGCAAGGTGCAGTTGCCCGCGCAGAGCGAACGCCTGCCGCAGCGGGTCGAACTCAGCGAGGTGCCGTTCTACCCGCAGGAAGAATTCCAGTGCGGGCCGGCGGCGCTGGCCACCATGCTCGTCCAGCGTGGCGTGCAGACCTCGCCCGAGCAGCTCAAGCCCCAGGTCTACCTGCCAGGCCGGCAGGGCAGCCTGAAGCTGGAACTGGTCGCCGCGGCGCGGCAGCACGGGCAACTGGTCTACCCGCTTGAGCCGCAGCTGGATGCACTGCTGGCCCAGGTGGCTGCCGGCAACCCGGTGCTGGTGATGCAGAACCTCGGCCTGGACTGGTACCCGCAATGGCACTTCGCCGTGCTGGTCGGCTTCGACCGAGCGAAGAGCGAATTGATCCTGCGCTCGGCCACCGTCGAACGCTGGACCACCGATTTCAGCAGTTTCGACCGTACCTGGGCGCGTGCCCAGCGTTGGGCGGTCGTCACCGTACCCCCTGACAAACTTCCTGCCGAGGCCAGGCTGCAACCCTGGTTGCAGGCCGCCAGTGACCTTGAGGAAACCGGTCGCCGTGCCGACGCCGAACGCGCCTATCGCACGGCTGCCGAGCGCTGGCCGGGTGAACCCATGCCGGCGCTGGCGCTGGGTAATGCGCGCTACGCCGAGGGCGACAAGGCAGGCGCCGAGGCGGCGCTGCGCGACAGCCTGCAGCGCAAGGCGGATTTCAGCGTGGGCTGGTTCAACCTGGGGCAGCTGCTCAATGAGCGCGGCTGCCCGCAGCAGGCCTCGGCGGCGCGTGCATGCGCCCGTCAGCTGGCGCCGGATGACACCCGTTTCAGCGCCCCGCTGGAGGCCGCCGGCAAAGCCAGCAGTGGCTGCAGCGCACTACCGAAGTGCCCGCTGAACTGA
- a CDS encoding mannose-1-phosphate guanylyltransferase/mannose-6-phosphate isomerase yields the protein MIPVILSGGSGSRLWPLSRKQYPKQFLALTGEHTLFQQTIQRLEFDGMQPAVLVANKEHRFIVLEQLEQLQLKTQLLLLEPFGRNTAPAVAIAAMQLVNEGRDELMLVLPADHVLEDQRAFQQALALATVAAEKGEMVLFGVPATKPETGYGYIRSEAGDIALPEGVSRVAQFVEKPDAERAAEYVKSGDYYWNSGMFLFRASRFLDELKHHDPDIYDTCLLALERSEREGQQITIDPATFECCPDNSIDYAVMEKTTRACVVPLSAGWSDVGCWASLWDVHAKDEDGNVTKGDVVVRDSHNCLVHGNGKLVSVIGLEDIVVVETKDAMMIAHKDRVQEVKQLVNTLNEQGRSETQNHCEVYRPWGSYDSVDMGGRFQVKHITVKPGAQLSLQMHHHRAEHWIVVSGTAEVTCDDNTFLLTENQSTYIPMTSVHRLTNPGKIPLEIIEVQSGSYLGEDDIERLEDVYGRSPEIRNVPVR from the coding sequence ATGATTCCAGTGATCCTTTCCGGCGGCAGCGGCTCGCGACTTTGGCCCCTCTCGCGCAAGCAATACCCCAAGCAGTTCCTCGCCCTCACCGGTGAGCACACGCTGTTTCAACAGACCATCCAGCGCCTCGAGTTCGACGGCATGCAGCCGGCCGTGCTGGTGGCCAACAAGGAACACCGCTTCATCGTCCTCGAACAGCTGGAACAGCTGCAGCTGAAAACGCAGCTGCTACTGCTCGAGCCTTTCGGCCGCAACACCGCCCCCGCTGTCGCCATCGCGGCCATGCAACTGGTCAACGAAGGCCGTGACGAGCTGATGCTGGTGCTACCCGCCGATCACGTGCTGGAAGACCAGCGCGCCTTCCAGCAAGCCCTGGCCCTGGCCACCGTGGCCGCGGAAAAAGGCGAGATGGTGCTGTTCGGCGTACCGGCGACCAAACCGGAAACCGGCTACGGCTATATCCGCTCCGAGGCCGGCGACATCGCCCTGCCCGAGGGCGTCAGCCGCGTCGCGCAGTTCGTCGAGAAACCCGACGCCGAGCGCGCCGCGGAGTACGTCAAATCCGGCGACTACTACTGGAACAGCGGCATGTTCCTGTTCCGCGCCAGCCGCTTCCTCGACGAGCTCAAGCACCACGACCCGGACATCTACGACACCTGCCTGCTGGCCCTGGAACGCAGCGAGCGCGAAGGCCAGCAGATCACCATCGACCCGGCCACCTTCGAGTGCTGCCCGGACAATTCCATCGACTACGCGGTGATGGAAAAGACCACCCGCGCCTGCGTGGTGCCGCTGTCCGCCGGCTGGAGCGACGTCGGCTGCTGGGCCTCGCTGTGGGACGTGCACGCAAAGGACGAAGACGGCAACGTGACCAAGGGGGACGTGGTCGTGCGCGACAGCCACAACTGCCTGGTGCACGGCAACGGCAAGCTGGTCTCGGTGATCGGCCTGGAAGACATCGTCGTGGTGGAAACCAAGGACGCCATGATGATTGCCCACAAGGACCGCGTGCAGGAGGTCAAGCAGCTGGTCAACACGCTCAACGAGCAGGGCCGCTCCGAGACCCAGAATCACTGCGAGGTATATCGCCCGTGGGGCTCGTACGACTCGGTGGACATGGGCGGACGCTTCCAGGTCAAGCACATCACGGTCAAGCCGGGGGCGCAGCTGTCGCTGCAGATGCACCACCACCGCGCCGAGCACTGGATCGTGGTCTCCGGTACCGCCGAGGTGACCTGCGACGACAACACCTTCCTGCTCACCGAGAACCAGTCGACCTACATCCCGATGACTTCGGTACACCGCCTGACCAACCCCGGCAAGATCCCCCTGGAGATCATCGAGGTGCAGTCCGGCAGTTACCTGGGCGAGGATGACATCGAACGCCTGGAAGACGTCTACGGGCGCAGCCCGGAAATCCGCAACGTCCCCGTGCGTTGA
- a CDS encoding SDR family oxidoreductase: MSHPVVLITGCSSGIGRALADAFKAAGYQVWACARKPQDLAALGAAGFTAVELDVNDADALQRVAERLRSEAGRLDVLINNAGYGAMGPLLDGGAPVLRQQFETNVFSLIELTRTCFPLLRESRGLVVNISSISSVLITPFAGAYCASKASVHVLSRALRMELAPFGVEVMEVQPGAIASSFGNNATAAAEQVISEQSPWWPIRDGIRARANASQEDATPASVFAAELLAGVRSAKRPQLMRIGNGSRKYPLMARWLPQRLLDGMLRKRFGLDRQL, encoded by the coding sequence ATGAGCCACCCCGTCGTCCTTATCACCGGTTGTTCCAGCGGCATCGGCCGTGCCCTGGCGGACGCCTTCAAGGCAGCCGGTTACCAGGTCTGGGCCTGTGCGCGCAAACCCCAGGATCTCGCTGCCCTCGGCGCCGCAGGCTTCACCGCGGTGGAGCTGGACGTCAACGACGCCGACGCCCTGCAGCGCGTGGCCGAACGCCTGCGCAGCGAAGCCGGGCGCCTCGACGTGCTGATCAACAACGCCGGTTACGGCGCCATGGGCCCGTTGCTCGACGGTGGCGCACCGGTGCTGCGCCAGCAGTTCGAGACCAACGTGTTCAGCCTGATCGAGCTGACCCGCACCTGCTTCCCGCTGCTGCGTGAAAGCCGCGGTCTGGTGGTCAACATCAGCAGCATTTCCAGCGTACTGATCACCCCGTTCGCCGGCGCCTACTGTGCGTCGAAGGCCTCGGTGCACGTGCTCTCCCGCGCGCTGCGCATGGAGCTGGCGCCGTTCGGCGTGGAGGTCATGGAAGTGCAGCCGGGTGCCATCGCCTCGAGCTTCGGCAACAACGCCACTGCGGCGGCGGAACAGGTAATCAGCGAACAGTCGCCCTGGTGGCCGATCCGTGACGGCATCCGCGCCCGCGCCAATGCCTCGCAGGAAGATGCCACCCCGGCCAGCGTGTTCGCCGCCGAACTGCTGGCCGGCGTGCGCAGCGCCAAACGCCCGCAGCTGATGCGCATCGGCAACGGCAGCCGCAAGTACCCGCTGATGGCGCGCTGGCTGCCGCAACGTCTGCTCGACGGCATGCTGCGCAAACGCTTCGGCCTCGACCGCCAGCTGTGA
- a CDS encoding DMT family transporter yields MDFNKSFWGACASTSLFVLLWSSGAIFARLGLDHASALAFLILRFAVALGALALFALWSRTWLPQPGTRLRTAGTGLLLIAGYSIGYLLALDNGITPGVLATLLGVQPILTQLLLERRFPLNRLLGLGMALLGLVLVVWQSIGLAHFSTLGMSFALLALGCMTVGAILQKGSQQAPLQTLPLQYAVSLGACALLLPFKPFEVQWSVDFLIPLLWLGLVISVVAQLLLYRLIRAGNLVNVTSLFYLVPGVTAAMDYLFLGNRMSLLSLAGMVAILIGLALVFRQKR; encoded by the coding sequence ATGGATTTCAACAAGAGCTTCTGGGGCGCCTGCGCCTCGACTTCGCTGTTCGTGCTGCTCTGGAGCAGCGGGGCGATCTTCGCCCGACTCGGCCTCGACCACGCCTCGGCCCTGGCCTTTCTCATCCTGCGCTTCGCCGTGGCGCTTGGCGCCCTGGCCCTGTTCGCGCTGTGGAGCCGAACCTGGCTGCCGCAACCCGGCACACGCCTGCGCACCGCCGGCACCGGCCTGCTGCTGATCGCCGGCTATTCCATCGGTTACCTGCTGGCGCTCGACAACGGCATCACCCCTGGCGTGCTGGCCACCCTGCTCGGCGTGCAACCGATCCTGACCCAGCTGTTGCTGGAACGGCGCTTCCCACTCAACCGCCTGCTCGGCCTGGGCATGGCCCTGCTCGGCCTGGTGCTGGTGGTGTGGCAGAGCATCGGCCTGGCGCATTTTTCCACCCTGGGGATGAGCTTCGCCCTGCTCGCGCTGGGCTGCATGACAGTGGGTGCGATCCTGCAGAAAGGCTCACAGCAGGCACCATTGCAGACGCTGCCGCTGCAGTACGCGGTGAGCCTGGGTGCCTGCGCGTTGCTGCTGCCGTTCAAACCGTTCGAGGTGCAGTGGTCGGTCGACTTCCTGATCCCGCTACTGTGGCTCGGCCTGGTGATCTCGGTGGTGGCGCAATTGCTGCTGTACCGGCTGATCCGCGCCGGCAACCTGGTCAACGTCACCAGCCTGTTCTACCTGGTGCCGGGGGTGACGGCGGCGATGGACTACCTGTTCCTCGGCAATCGCATGTCGCTGCTCAGCCTGGCCGGGATGGTGGCGATCCTGATCGGCCTGGCGCTGGTGTTCCGGCAGAAACGCTAG
- a CDS encoding AraC family transcriptional regulator: MAALDQLQVFQSLSNSPHARLEHVAELGDDLAAALWSNHHDARDYQGPSHHTLSCYLAGGTGTFRREQPSSKGAPDKLCILPAGHESSWVINGEIRLAHLYVSPERFAAGAVALLDREPRELQLRESTFLDDARQAARFRQLVHLNWHEPGERLLASSLAHEMIDHALLTQAGLREGVKVRGGLAPYLRRRLVDYIEQNLSEAVSLGELANLAALSEYHFARMFRSSFGMPPHRYVLQRRLARARQLLLESDLALGDIAMACGFASASHFSNRFRDAFGGAPGLLRASRMR; encoded by the coding sequence GTGGCCGCACTCGACCAGCTCCAGGTATTCCAGTCCCTCAGCAACTCGCCGCACGCGCGTCTCGAGCATGTCGCCGAGCTGGGCGATGACCTGGCCGCGGCCCTGTGGAGCAACCACCACGACGCCCGTGACTACCAGGGCCCGAGCCATCACACGCTGTCCTGCTACCTGGCCGGCGGCACCGGCACCTTCCGCCGCGAGCAGCCGTCGAGCAAGGGTGCCCCGGACAAGCTGTGCATCCTGCCGGCCGGGCATGAGTCGTCCTGGGTGATCAACGGCGAGATCCGCCTGGCGCACCTCTACGTCAGCCCCGAGCGTTTCGCCGCCGGCGCGGTCGCCCTGCTCGACCGCGAACCACGCGAGCTGCAGTTGCGCGAGAGCACCTTTCTCGATGACGCCCGCCAGGCCGCGCGCTTCCGCCAACTGGTCCACCTCAACTGGCACGAGCCGGGCGAACGCCTGCTGGCCAGCAGCCTGGCCCACGAGATGATCGACCACGCCCTGCTGACCCAGGCGGGCCTGCGCGAAGGGGTGAAGGTCAGGGGTGGGCTGGCGCCGTACCTGCGCCGCCGCCTGGTCGACTACATCGAGCAGAACCTGAGCGAGGCCGTTAGCCTGGGCGAGTTGGCGAACCTGGCGGCGCTTTCGGAATACCACTTCGCGCGGATGTTCCGCAGCAGCTTCGGCATGCCGCCGCACCGTTATGTGCTGCAACGCCGCCTGGCCCGCGCACGCCAGCTGTTGCTGGAAAGCGACCTGGCCCTGGGCGATATCGCCATGGCCTGCGGCTTCGCCAGCGCCAGCCATTTCAGCAACCGCTTTCGCGACGCCTTCGGGGGCGCGCCGGGCCTGCTGCGCGCCAGTCGCATGCGCTAG
- a CDS encoding DMT family transporter, whose protein sequence is MNLSLYLLTVLIWGTTWIALKLQLGTVAIPLSIAYRFALAALVLFVVLLLSRRLQRVDRRGQLLCLAQGLCLFCLNFMCFYTASQWIPSGLIAVIFSTSTLWNALNARLFMGRRIATNVLLGGGLGLAGLALLFWPELRGHAASHETLLGLGLALFGTLCFSAGNLLSSVQQQAGLKPLTTNAWGMLYGALLLTAFCLLTNVPLTFETSTRYIGSLLYLAIPGSVIGFTAYLTLVGRMGPERAAYCTVLFPVVALNISVFVEGYQWTAPALFGLLLVMAGNVLVFRKPRPVAVPAAAG, encoded by the coding sequence ATGAACCTGTCGCTGTACCTGCTCACCGTCCTGATCTGGGGCACCACCTGGATCGCCCTCAAGCTGCAACTGGGTACGGTGGCGATTCCCCTGTCGATTGCCTATCGCTTCGCCCTGGCGGCGCTGGTGCTGTTCGTTGTACTCCTGCTCAGCCGGCGCCTGCAGCGTGTCGACCGCCGCGGCCAATTGCTCTGCCTGGCCCAGGGCCTGTGCCTGTTCTGCCTCAATTTCATGTGCTTCTACACCGCCAGCCAGTGGATCCCCAGCGGCCTGATCGCGGTGATTTTCTCCACCTCGACCCTGTGGAACGCGCTCAACGCTCGGCTGTTCATGGGCCGGCGCATCGCCACCAACGTGCTGCTCGGCGGTGGCCTCGGCCTGGCCGGCCTGGCGCTGCTGTTCTGGCCGGAACTGCGCGGGCACGCTGCCAGCCACGAAACCCTGCTCGGTCTGGGCCTGGCCCTGTTCGGCACGTTGTGCTTTTCCGCCGGCAACCTGCTCTCCAGCGTGCAGCAGCAGGCCGGGCTCAAGCCGCTGACCACCAATGCCTGGGGCATGCTCTATGGGGCGCTGCTGCTGACGGCGTTCTGCCTGCTGACGAACGTGCCCCTCACCTTCGAGACCAGCACGCGCTACATCGGCTCGTTGTTGTACCTGGCGATCCCTGGCTCGGTGATTGGCTTCACCGCCTACCTGACCCTGGTCGGGCGCATGGGGCCGGAGCGGGCCGCGTACTGCACGGTGCTGTTCCCGGTGGTGGCGCTGAACATCTCGGTATTCGTCGAAGGTTACCAGTGGACGGCCCCGGCCCTGTTCGGCCTGTTGCTGGTGATGGCCGGCAACGTGCTGGTATTCCGCAAGCCCAGGCCGGTTGCCGTACCCGCTGCGGCAGGCTGA
- a CDS encoding DUF3325 domain-containing protein has protein sequence MLLLGFALSYLAMTALCLAMSRHHKLLLQGAPGSGRQRLLRGLAVIGVGLALMLCMDSLGGEIGGVVWLCQLMLAGLLLVALLAWRARWVLPLAALLPVAGGLSLLV, from the coding sequence ATGCTGCTGCTCGGATTTGCCCTGAGTTACCTGGCGATGACGGCGCTGTGCCTGGCCATGTCGCGTCACCACAAGCTGCTCCTGCAGGGCGCGCCGGGCTCCGGTCGCCAACGCCTGTTGCGGGGGCTGGCGGTGATCGGCGTGGGCCTGGCGTTGATGCTGTGCATGGACAGCCTGGGCGGCGAGATCGGCGGTGTGGTCTGGCTCTGCCAGCTGATGCTGGCCGGCTTGCTGCTGGTGGCCCTGCTGGCCTGGAGGGCGCGCTGGGTATTGCCGCTGGCGGCCCTGCTGCCGGTGGCTGGCGGGTTGAGCCTGCTGGTTTGA
- a CDS encoding phosphate-starvation-inducible PsiE family protein: MSLKRVDELRERMHEMAQSLGNLAVESFHYLALFAIGAITAWASVMAFLGMLEKGHITVDDILLLFIYLELGAMVGIYFKTNHMPVRFLIYVAITALTRLLISDVSHHNRPDMGVVYISGAILLLALAILVVRFASSRFPSVQVPPRRGREPDREAGES, translated from the coding sequence GTGAGCCTGAAACGAGTCGACGAGCTGCGCGAGCGCATGCATGAAATGGCGCAGTCCCTAGGCAACCTGGCGGTGGAGTCCTTTCATTACCTGGCGCTGTTCGCCATCGGCGCGATCACTGCCTGGGCCTCGGTGATGGCGTTTCTCGGCATGCTGGAGAAGGGCCACATCACGGTGGACGACATCCTCCTGCTGTTCATCTACCTGGAGCTGGGTGCCATGGTCGGCATCTACTTCAAGACCAACCACATGCCGGTGCGCTTCCTCATCTATGTGGCGATCACCGCGCTGACACGTCTGCTGATTTCCGATGTGTCGCACCACAACCGCCCGGACATGGGTGTGGTGTACATCTCCGGGGCGATCCTGCTGCTGGCGCTGGCGATTCTGGTGGTGCGTTTCGCTTCTTCACGCTTCCCTTCGGTGCAGGTACCACCGCGCCGGGGGCGCGAGCCGGATCGCGAAGCGGGAGAGAGCTGA
- a CDS encoding alginate O-acetyltransferase AlgF: MTRQTNRSWTSYACALALSIGALHAHADEGGLYGPQAPKGSAFVRAYNAGNTELSVNVGNTALNDIAPQGSSDFKFLPAGSYSAQVGSSNLPVKLESDQYYTLVSQPGEAPKLVEEEPFKNKQKALIRVQNLSDAKLTLKTADGKTPVVDAVGPDSSGEREINPVKVGLALFDGDKKVSDLKPVTLERGEVVCLYVTGTSGKLSPVWVKRPAES, from the coding sequence ATGACCAGACAGACCAACCGCAGCTGGACGTCGTATGCCTGCGCGCTCGCCCTGAGCATCGGCGCCCTGCACGCCCACGCCGACGAAGGCGGCCTCTACGGCCCGCAAGCGCCCAAAGGCTCGGCCTTCGTGCGTGCCTACAACGCCGGCAACACGGAACTCAGCGTCAACGTCGGCAACACCGCACTCAACGACATCGCGCCGCAAGGTTCCAGCGACTTCAAGTTCCTCCCGGCCGGCAGCTACAGCGCCCAGGTCGGTAGCAGCAACCTGCCGGTGAAGCTGGAGTCCGACCAGTACTACACCCTGGTCAGCCAGCCGGGCGAGGCGCCCAAGCTGGTCGAGGAAGAGCCCTTCAAGAACAAGCAGAAGGCGCTGATCCGCGTGCAGAACCTCAGCGACGCCAAGCTCACCCTGAAGACCGCCGACGGCAAGACCCCGGTGGTCGATGCAGTGGGCCCGGACAGCAGCGGCGAGCGTGAAATCAACCCGGTCAAGGTCGGCCTGGCCCTGTTCGATGGCGACAAGAAGGTCAGCGACCTCAAGCCCGTCACCCTCGAGCGCGGCGAAGTGGTCTGCCTGTACGTCACCGGCACCAGCGGCAAGCTGTCGCCGGTGTGGGTCAAGCGTCCGGCGGAATCTTGA
- a CDS encoding DUF3649 domain-containing protein, protein MSKNLPLTRWSIASRVLAAILGGYAVAYGFTAFFSVYLPLDRADRVVYASLSCFAVWTAAAIYVFAAKSATRAWLWLVGLTTLMCLAAFLPSELGVRP, encoded by the coding sequence GTGAGCAAGAACCTTCCCCTGACACGTTGGAGTATCGCGTCGCGCGTGCTGGCCGCCATTCTCGGTGGCTATGCCGTGGCGTACGGCTTCACCGCGTTCTTTTCCGTGTACCTGCCGCTGGATCGCGCCGACCGCGTGGTCTACGCCAGCCTGAGCTGTTTCGCGGTGTGGACGGCGGCGGCGATCTACGTGTTCGCGGCGAAGAGTGCGACCCGCGCCTGGTTGTGGCTGGTGGGGCTGACCACGCTGATGTGCCTGGCGGCGTTCCTGCCCAGCGAATTGGGAGTCCGCCCATGA
- a CDS encoding PepSY-associated TM helix domain-containing protein, with protein MSLRQSMAGLHTWGGLLPSWLLFVIIFAGTIACFDKELNHWMRPALHDAQGANMSADDVRAWLKSNVKDELHALWMHAPTAREPYWKLGWEIDATEEIHSVAFDPQTRQPVPETVGGDFFFTLHYNLHGGLIGMYVVGLAGMFMLVALVSGVIIHRRIFKDFFTLRPAANGQRAWLDAHNLFGVVGFPFHLVLAYTGVAIFVASYMPAGAQVAYKSDVERFFSEVMGGYNREGIHQPLAQPHSLNALVERTREHWGGGDAGWISVHHPDDIAGTVQINQYNPSRIGISRSAMTYDVGTGELLNEQKPPTGYRVYGWLSGLHMAQFGGTLVRLLYFVMGLAGCAMLIGGLKVWLSKREARGGAGIAVVRSLNGAVFAGLPLASLALLWGNRLLPAGMAERAVAEGWVFVGSWLLVALWSVLQRNQPRTLLRNQLALGALLALGLPVLNLFVTLQGDLFSTLAQGAWSLAGIDLFLLFSGLLCALFAWRFSRPQVQSAPRRRVLIVEEAA; from the coding sequence ATGAGCCTGCGTCAATCCATGGCCGGTCTGCACACCTGGGGCGGGCTGCTGCCGAGCTGGCTGCTGTTCGTGATCATCTTCGCCGGCACCATCGCCTGCTTCGACAAAGAACTCAATCACTGGATGCGCCCGGCGCTGCATGACGCGCAAGGCGCCAACATGAGCGCCGACGACGTGCGTGCCTGGCTGAAAAGTAACGTCAAGGACGAGCTGCACGCCCTCTGGATGCACGCGCCCACGGCTCGTGAGCCCTACTGGAAACTCGGCTGGGAAATCGACGCGACCGAGGAGATCCATTCCGTGGCGTTCGACCCGCAGACCCGCCAGCCCGTGCCGGAAACCGTCGGCGGCGATTTCTTCTTCACCCTGCACTACAACCTGCATGGCGGTCTGATCGGTATGTACGTCGTCGGCCTGGCCGGCATGTTCATGCTGGTGGCGCTGGTGTCCGGAGTGATCATCCACCGGCGCATCTTCAAGGACTTCTTCACCCTGCGGCCTGCTGCCAATGGCCAGCGCGCCTGGCTCGATGCGCACAACCTGTTCGGCGTGGTCGGCTTTCCCTTCCACCTGGTACTGGCCTACACCGGCGTGGCGATCTTCGTCGCGTCGTACATGCCGGCGGGCGCGCAGGTCGCCTACAAAAGCGATGTCGAGCGCTTCTTCAGCGAGGTCATGGGCGGCTACAACCGCGAGGGCATACACCAGCCGCTGGCGCAGCCGCATTCATTAAATGCACTGGTCGAGCGCACCCGTGAGCACTGGGGCGGGGGCGACGCGGGTTGGATCAGCGTGCATCACCCGGACGACATCGCCGGCACGGTGCAGATCAACCAATACAACCCGTCGCGCATCGGCATCTCCCGCTCGGCAATGACCTATGACGTCGGCACCGGCGAGCTGCTAAACGAGCAGAAGCCGCCGACCGGCTACCGCGTGTATGGCTGGCTTTCCGGCCTGCACATGGCGCAGTTCGGCGGCACTCTGGTGCGCCTGCTGTATTTCGTCATGGGCCTGGCGGGCTGCGCGATGCTGATCGGCGGGCTCAAGGTCTGGCTGAGCAAGCGTGAGGCTCGCGGCGGTGCCGGTATCGCCGTGGTGCGTTCGCTGAACGGTGCGGTGTTCGCCGGTCTGCCACTGGCCAGCCTGGCACTGCTCTGGGGCAATCGCCTGCTGCCGGCTGGCATGGCCGAGCGTGCGGTCGCCGAGGGTTGGGTGTTCGTCGGCAGCTGGCTACTGGTCGCGCTGTGGTCAGTGCTGCAGCGCAACCAGCCGCGCACCCTGCTGCGTAACCAGCTGGCACTGGGCGCGTTGCTGGCGCTGGGGCTGCCGGTGCTCAATCTGTTCGTGACCCTGCAGGGCGACCTGTTCTCGACCCTCGCGCAAGGCGCCTGGAGCCTGGCGGGTATCGATCTGTTCCTGCTGTTCAGCGGCCTGCTCTGTGCGCTGTTCGCCTGGCGCTTCAGCCGGCCCCAGGTGCAGAGCGCGCCGCGCCGTCGGGTGCTGATCGTCGAGGAGGCTGCCTGA
- a CDS encoding YebG family protein: MAVEVVYRSSRDLERLFMDKAEADRYDKMLELAEALSDALQKAVPSLSEQQVEELGIFMAKNRDTFAKAFKNQPDALAELDAAVEE, translated from the coding sequence ATGGCCGTCGAAGTGGTGTATCGCAGCAGTCGCGATCTGGAGCGCTTGTTCATGGATAAGGCCGAAGCGGATCGTTACGACAAGATGCTGGAACTGGCCGAGGCGCTGTCCGACGCCCTGCAAAAGGCCGTGCCGTCACTCAGCGAGCAGCAGGTCGAGGAGCTCGGCATCTTCATGGCGAAGAACCGCGACACCTTCGCCAAGGCCTTCAAGAACCAGCCAGATGCACTGGCCGAGCTGGACGCTGCCGTCGAGGAATAG